In Corynebacterium guangdongense, one DNA window encodes the following:
- a CDS encoding bifunctional metallophosphatase/5'-nucleotidase encodes MFQFRRAGQLLAAATATSLVFSGASVAGAAEAGQVSFSITNFTDFHGYLEQSVDADDPANTQMGAALMAAIMDFVGEDNDHQIRTTSGDNVGGSAFVSAISDDEYTLKALNEMGIDVSTAGNHEFDRGYDDLVNRIQVKSDYPILNANVLDADDNPALKPYEIFERDGVRVAVIGTNTTQVPNKVSPAGVEGLTFADPVATANSYAEELKTTDKADVVIVLQHDDIENVQGFNEHVDAAFGGDSHARHPQGDDNGTFTAQSQDYGKVISEYEFTFDTGTGEIVEGSESISQFDYSDEAIAALVPDATVTETVAVATAEATALGSEVLATTEDSFYRGSNPGAEPGSNRGVESTANNMLAESNRWAMDEFLGGDVIDLGLMNAGGVRSDLPAGKVTVQDAKDMQPFGNNLAYATLSGQAIIDALENQWTEGTGNSRPRLSLGVSDNVSYSYDPSQPKGERIINVTIDGEALDPAADYQVATATFLFEGGDGFIDPADVRDLTDVGYLDVTAFSDFLASDSAELREGQAEVGVVGLENLKAGEEVTLDLSSLNYSSAGEPMATTVTVRLGGVTQTAEIDNSLTDTDNGLGENGRATVTLDMPADVVGAQTLTITTDAGTNVSIPVTVAEGQTPGADSRGSSTGSDNFGLVAAVAAILAAIGGAVAYLFPAELNAFVSRF; translated from the coding sequence GTGTTCCAGTTCCGTCGCGCGGGCCAGCTGCTCGCTGCCGCCACCGCCACCTCACTCGTTTTCTCCGGCGCTTCGGTGGCTGGCGCGGCCGAGGCCGGCCAGGTCTCCTTCTCCATCACCAACTTCACCGACTTCCACGGGTACCTGGAACAGTCGGTCGACGCCGATGACCCGGCCAACACCCAGATGGGCGCGGCACTGATGGCGGCCATCATGGATTTCGTCGGCGAGGACAACGACCACCAGATCCGAACCACCAGCGGCGACAACGTCGGCGGTTCCGCCTTCGTCTCCGCGATCTCGGACGACGAGTACACGCTCAAGGCGCTCAACGAGATGGGCATCGACGTCTCCACCGCCGGCAACCACGAGTTCGACCGGGGCTACGACGACCTGGTCAACCGCATCCAGGTCAAGTCCGACTACCCGATCCTCAACGCCAACGTCCTCGACGCAGACGACAACCCGGCGCTGAAGCCGTACGAGATCTTCGAGCGTGATGGTGTCCGCGTCGCCGTCATCGGCACCAACACCACCCAGGTTCCGAACAAGGTGTCGCCGGCCGGTGTCGAGGGTCTGACCTTCGCTGACCCGGTCGCCACCGCCAACTCCTACGCCGAGGAGCTGAAGACGACGGATAAAGCCGACGTGGTCATCGTCCTGCAGCACGACGACATCGAGAACGTCCAGGGCTTCAACGAGCACGTCGACGCAGCATTCGGCGGTGACTCCCACGCCCGCCACCCGCAGGGCGACGACAACGGCACCTTCACCGCCCAGTCCCAGGACTACGGCAAGGTCATCTCGGAGTACGAGTTCACCTTCGACACCGGCACCGGCGAGATCGTCGAGGGCTCCGAATCGATCAGCCAGTTCGACTACTCCGACGAGGCGATCGCCGCCCTGGTCCCGGACGCCACCGTCACCGAGACCGTGGCCGTTGCGACGGCCGAAGCGACGGCCCTGGGGTCCGAGGTCCTCGCCACCACGGAGGACTCCTTCTACCGCGGCTCCAACCCGGGCGCAGAACCAGGCTCGAACCGTGGCGTCGAATCCACCGCCAACAACATGCTGGCCGAGTCTAACCGGTGGGCGATGGACGAATTCCTCGGCGGCGACGTCATCGACCTGGGCCTGATGAACGCCGGCGGCGTCCGCTCCGACCTGCCTGCCGGTAAGGTCACCGTCCAGGACGCCAAGGACATGCAGCCTTTCGGCAACAACCTCGCCTACGCCACCCTGTCGGGTCAGGCGATCATCGACGCCCTCGAGAACCAGTGGACCGAGGGCACCGGCAACTCCCGCCCGCGCCTGTCGCTGGGTGTCTCGGACAACGTGAGCTACAGCTACGACCCGTCCCAGCCAAAGGGGGAGCGCATCATCAACGTCACCATCGACGGTGAGGCACTCGACCCGGCCGCCGACTACCAGGTCGCGACCGCGACGTTTCTCTTCGAGGGCGGCGACGGCTTCATCGACCCCGCTGACGTCCGCGACCTGACAGACGTGGGCTACCTTGACGTCACCGCGTTCAGCGACTTCCTCGCGTCCGACAGCGCCGAACTCCGCGAGGGTCAGGCGGAGGTGGGCGTCGTCGGTCTGGAGAACCTCAAGGCTGGCGAGGAGGTCACCCTCGACCTCTCCTCCCTCAACTACTCCTCCGCCGGCGAACCGATGGCAACGACCGTCACCGTCAGGTTGGGCGGCGTCACCCAGACCGCTGAGATCGACAATTCGCTCACTGACACCGACAACGGCCTCGGAGAGAACGGCCGCGCCACCGTCACCCTGGACATGCCGGCCGACGTGGTTGGTGCTCAGACCTTGACGATCACCACCGACGCCGGAACCAATGTCTCCATTCCGGTCACTGTCGCCGAGGGGCAGACTCCCGGGGCTGATTCCCGCGGGTCCTCCACCGGTTCCGACAACTTCGGCCTGGTCGCCGCCGTCGCCGCCATCCTGGCGGCCATCGGTGGTGCCGTCGCCTACCTATTCCCGGCCGAGCTCAATGCCTTCGTCAGCCGCTTCTAG
- a CDS encoding alpha/beta hydrolase family protein has product MALRETFGPSLAPDGAAIAYIVSDGDYPYAMRREILDGGVLGEPRPIPLPVDGPVTRVLHSPSSEFIACEIAPRGSERTETWIVSPLAPDSAPRRLHIDADVKTTLVEWDRRYLAVDAVMADGVTEARSIDPRTNTYRVLDRRTDALLVAAEGGHALMRVGPRGGRELLLVAPDGRWVPLQSPDPGSMTERGVILPSNRSGDDELAIIVCTDHSGERTRVVRLGVNGEQATATEIIANHDADVEEFVISEDASTAAVLWNQGGISALELLSLDEDLNVHVRRSVELPGMVASDLSITDDGTLVALTVQGPNLPRHVEVLRTDFGQAESLDPERSAQLVHRAQTARGPELVYYTASDGLELSGWLYLGTDALAEDGHGLHGPQPVYIHLHGGPENQSRPVHHDILQFLVDHGMTVFTPNIRGSKGQGRSFHHADDRYGRFAAARDVADTAAFLVEAGIADPARVAVGGRSYGGYLSLLVGCLAPGMFAAVVDACGMTSFDTYFQATEPWLASAAYPEYGYPMQDRELLAQISPLNQVEHLDSPVMFIHGDGDTNVPPSESEQMAQALRARGQDPVTLLLEGEGHQFVKPASRERIAGEMVGFFRACGLLDAG; this is encoded by the coding sequence ATGGCTTTGAGAGAGACCTTCGGACCTTCGCTCGCGCCGGACGGTGCCGCGATCGCCTACATCGTCAGTGACGGGGACTATCCCTACGCGATGCGCAGGGAAATCCTCGACGGCGGGGTCCTGGGGGAGCCCAGACCAATCCCGCTGCCGGTCGACGGCCCGGTCACGCGTGTCCTGCACTCACCCTCGAGCGAATTCATCGCCTGCGAGATCGCCCCCCGCGGCTCCGAGCGGACCGAGACCTGGATCGTTTCCCCGCTCGCCCCGGACTCCGCACCCCGCCGGCTGCACATAGACGCGGACGTCAAGACCACTCTCGTGGAGTGGGACCGGCGTTACCTCGCCGTCGACGCGGTCATGGCGGACGGGGTGACCGAGGCGCGATCCATCGATCCGCGCACGAACACCTACCGCGTGCTGGATCGGCGCACCGACGCCCTGCTCGTCGCCGCCGAAGGCGGCCACGCCCTCATGCGCGTCGGTCCCCGCGGCGGTCGCGAGCTGCTTCTGGTCGCCCCGGACGGGCGCTGGGTTCCGCTCCAGTCGCCGGATCCGGGTTCCATGACGGAGCGGGGGGTGATCCTGCCGTCCAATCGATCCGGGGACGACGAACTCGCCATCATCGTGTGCACCGACCACAGCGGCGAGCGCACCCGGGTCGTCCGGCTCGGGGTCAACGGCGAGCAGGCCACCGCCACCGAGATCATCGCCAACCACGACGCCGACGTCGAGGAGTTCGTCATCAGCGAGGACGCCTCCACCGCCGCCGTGCTGTGGAACCAGGGCGGCATCTCCGCACTGGAGCTGCTCTCGCTCGACGAGGACCTCAACGTCCACGTCCGGCGCAGCGTCGAGCTGCCCGGCATGGTTGCCTCCGACCTGAGCATCACCGACGACGGCACCCTGGTCGCGCTGACCGTGCAGGGGCCGAACCTGCCGCGCCACGTCGAGGTGTTGCGTACCGACTTCGGTCAGGCCGAATCCCTTGACCCGGAGCGCAGCGCCCAGCTCGTGCACCGGGCCCAGACCGCCCGCGGCCCGGAGCTGGTGTACTACACGGCCAGCGACGGACTGGAGCTCTCGGGCTGGCTCTATCTGGGGACGGACGCCCTCGCCGAGGACGGCCACGGCCTGCACGGCCCCCAGCCGGTCTACATCCATCTGCACGGGGGACCGGAGAACCAGTCCCGGCCGGTCCACCACGACATCCTCCAGTTCCTGGTCGATCACGGGATGACGGTGTTCACCCCGAATATCCGCGGATCCAAGGGCCAGGGCCGCTCCTTCCACCACGCCGACGACCGCTACGGCCGCTTCGCCGCGGCCCGCGACGTCGCGGACACCGCCGCCTTCCTCGTGGAGGCGGGGATCGCCGATCCGGCCCGTGTCGCCGTGGGCGGGCGCTCCTACGGCGGTTACCTCTCGCTCCTCGTGGGCTGCCTGGCCCCCGGGATGTTCGCCGCCGTGGTCGACGCCTGCGGGATGACCAGCTTCGACACCTATTTCCAGGCGACGGAGCCGTGGCTGGCCTCCGCGGCGTACCCGGAGTACGGCTACCCGATGCAGGACCGTGAGCTGCTCGCCCAGATCTCGCCGCTCAACCAGGTCGAGCATCTGGATTCGCCGGTGATGTTCATTCACGGCGACGGCGACACCAACGTCCCGCCCAGCGAGTCCGAACAGATGGCGCAGGCGCTGCGGGCGAGGGGGCAGGACCCGGTCACGCTGCTGCTGGAGGGGGAGGGGCATCAGTTCGTCAAACCGGCCAGCCGCGAGCGTATCGCCGGGGAAATGGTCGGCTTCTTCCGGGCGTGCGGGCTTCTCGACGCCGGATAG
- a CDS encoding RelA/SpoT family protein, which produces MTVEKTDNGRQQNRNSSGLRSMSARLARSLTGSRTRTNPVLDPLLSVHRQFHTKADAELLTRAYERAEGLHEGVRRKSGEPYITHPLAVATICAEIGMDTTTLVAALLHDTVEDTDYGLEDLTAEFGPEVARLVDGVTKLDKVALGAAAEAETIRKMVVAMANDPRVLVIKVADRLHNMRTMRFLPPEKQAKKARQTLEVIAPLAHRLGMASVKWELEDLSFAILYPKKYDEIVRLVADRAPSRDRALAEINQQVTGALRENGIAAEVQGRPKHYWSIYQKMIVRGRDFDEIFDLVGIRILVDSVNDCYAAIGVVHSIYAALPGRFKDYISNPRFGVYQSLHTTVMSTGGRPLEVQVRTHEMHYNAEFGVAAHWRYKESKGSHKGEQAEVDQMAWMRQLLDWQKEAADPNEFLDSLRYDLSSKQIFAFTPKGDVITLPAGSTPVDFAYAVHTEVGQRTIGAKVNGKLVALETTLNSGDRVEIFTSKDENAGPSRDWQEFVVSPRAKAKIRQWFAKERREEHLEAGRDALAAEVQRGGLPMHRLFTPDSMKQVAKQLHYPDVDGLYTAIGAGHVSAQHVANRLMAMFGGEEDAADALADRTPFSEIMGTKTRLADAGAGILVEGSPDVMAKLAKCCQPVPGDEIFGFVTRGGGVSVHRADCTNAGKLRDEPERLINVSWASDGSSGAFTATLQVEALERQGLLFEITKVLNEQRLSVTALSSQISEDWIATIRLSVTVSDTKQLGQLMTTLRNTEGVFDVYRVTA; this is translated from the coding sequence ATGACCGTCGAGAAAACGGACAATGGAAGGCAGCAGAACCGCAACAGCAGCGGTCTACGCAGCATGTCCGCCAGGCTGGCCCGCTCCCTGACCGGATCGAGGACCAGGACCAACCCGGTGCTGGACCCGTTGCTGTCGGTGCACCGCCAGTTCCACACCAAGGCCGACGCCGAGCTGCTCACCCGCGCCTATGAGCGTGCGGAGGGCCTCCACGAGGGGGTGCGCCGCAAGTCCGGCGAGCCCTACATCACGCACCCGCTGGCGGTGGCGACCATCTGCGCGGAGATCGGCATGGACACCACTACGCTGGTGGCGGCGCTGCTGCACGACACCGTGGAGGACACCGACTACGGCCTCGAGGACCTGACCGCGGAATTCGGGCCCGAGGTGGCCCGGCTCGTCGACGGGGTCACCAAGCTGGACAAGGTCGCCCTCGGGGCCGCGGCGGAGGCCGAGACCATCCGCAAGATGGTCGTGGCGATGGCCAACGACCCCCGCGTCCTGGTGATCAAGGTCGCCGACCGCCTGCACAACATGCGCACGATGCGATTCCTCCCGCCGGAGAAGCAGGCCAAGAAGGCCCGCCAGACCCTGGAGGTTATCGCGCCGTTGGCCCACCGCCTCGGCATGGCCTCGGTCAAGTGGGAGCTCGAGGATCTCTCCTTCGCCATCCTGTATCCGAAGAAATACGACGAGATCGTCCGTCTCGTGGCCGACCGCGCCCCCTCGCGGGACCGTGCGCTGGCGGAGATCAACCAGCAGGTGACCGGCGCGCTGCGGGAGAACGGCATCGCCGCGGAGGTGCAGGGCAGGCCGAAGCACTACTGGTCGATCTATCAGAAGATGATCGTTCGTGGGCGCGACTTCGACGAGATCTTCGACCTCGTCGGCATCCGGATTCTCGTCGACTCGGTCAACGACTGCTACGCCGCGATCGGCGTGGTCCACTCGATCTACGCGGCGCTGCCCGGGCGTTTCAAGGACTACATCTCCAACCCGCGTTTCGGCGTCTACCAGTCGCTGCACACCACCGTGATGTCGACGGGCGGGCGCCCGCTGGAGGTGCAGGTGCGCACCCACGAGATGCACTACAACGCGGAGTTCGGGGTCGCGGCGCACTGGCGCTACAAGGAGTCGAAGGGATCCCACAAGGGTGAACAGGCGGAGGTCGACCAGATGGCGTGGATGCGCCAGCTCCTCGACTGGCAGAAGGAGGCGGCCGACCCTAACGAGTTCCTCGATTCGCTGCGTTACGACCTGTCCAGCAAGCAGATCTTCGCCTTCACCCCCAAGGGCGACGTCATCACGCTTCCCGCGGGTTCGACACCGGTGGACTTCGCCTACGCCGTGCACACCGAGGTCGGCCAGCGCACCATCGGCGCCAAGGTCAACGGCAAGCTCGTCGCCCTGGAGACCACCCTCAACTCGGGCGACCGCGTCGAGATCTTCACCTCGAAGGATGAGAACGCGGGCCCCTCGCGGGACTGGCAGGAGTTCGTCGTCTCCCCGCGCGCCAAGGCGAAGATCCGCCAGTGGTTCGCCAAGGAGCGGCGGGAGGAGCACCTCGAGGCCGGCCGCGACGCGCTCGCGGCCGAGGTCCAGCGCGGCGGCTTGCCCATGCACCGCCTCTTCACCCCGGACTCGATGAAGCAGGTGGCCAAGCAGCTGCATTATCCCGACGTCGACGGCCTCTACACCGCCATCGGCGCCGGCCACGTCTCCGCGCAGCATGTCGCCAACCGCCTCATGGCGATGTTCGGCGGGGAGGAGGACGCCGCGGACGCCCTGGCGGATCGCACCCCCTTCTCGGAGATCATGGGCACCAAGACGCGCCTTGCCGACGCCGGCGCCGGCATTCTCGTGGAAGGCAGCCCCGACGTCATGGCGAAGCTGGCCAAGTGCTGCCAGCCCGTGCCCGGCGACGAGATCTTCGGTTTCGTCACCCGCGGCGGCGGCGTCTCGGTGCACCGGGCGGACTGCACCAACGCCGGTAAGCTCCGCGATGAGCCGGAGCGCCTCATCAACGTGTCCTGGGCCAGCGACGGAAGCTCCGGCGCCTTCACCGCGACGCTGCAGGTGGAGGCCCTGGAACGGCAGGGGCTGCTGTTCGAGATCACCAAGGTGCTCAACGAGCAGAGGCTCTCGGTGACGGCGTTGTCCTCGCAGATATCGGAGGACTGGATCGCGACCATCCGGCTTTCGGTGACCGTCTCCGACACCAAGCAGCTGGGCCAGCTCATGACCACCCTGCGCAACACCGAGGGCGTCTTCGACGTCTACCGTGTCACCGCCTGA
- a CDS encoding adenine phosphoribosyltransferase encodes MAPQNPQSRAEQNKYTTAREAIEHKIRYVKDFPEEGILFEDLTPVLADPDAFNMLVRSLADACREMGADMIGGLDARGFLLGSAVAYELGLGILAIRKQGKLPPPVYRQEYDLEYGTAALEIPANGEALGGKRIVLVDDVLATGGTLLAATRLVESVGAEVTGYVVVLEVEGLGGREHLHDAPLVVLNKPE; translated from the coding sequence ATGGCACCGCAGAACCCGCAGAGCAGGGCTGAACAGAACAAGTACACGACCGCCCGGGAGGCCATCGAGCACAAGATTCGCTACGTCAAGGATTTTCCGGAGGAGGGCATCCTCTTCGAGGACCTGACGCCGGTGCTCGCCGACCCCGATGCCTTCAACATGCTCGTGCGCTCGCTTGCCGACGCCTGCCGCGAGATGGGCGCCGACATGATCGGCGGTCTCGACGCCCGTGGTTTTCTGCTCGGGTCCGCAGTCGCCTACGAGCTCGGCCTCGGCATCCTCGCGATCCGTAAGCAGGGCAAGCTGCCGCCGCCGGTCTACCGTCAGGAGTACGACCTCGAGTACGGCACCGCCGCACTGGAGATCCCGGCCAACGGCGAGGCGCTCGGCGGCAAGCGCATCGTGCTCGTCGACGACGTCCTGGCCACCGGCGGCACCCTCCTCGCCGCCACCCGTCTGGTGGAGTCCGTGGGCGCGGAAGTGACCGGCTACGTGGTTGTTCTCGAGGTGGAGGGGCTCGGCGGGCGCGAGCATCTCCACGACGCGCCGCTGGTCGTGCTCAACAAGCCGGAATGA
- a CDS encoding ABC transporter substrate-binding protein: MGESRRTPRTATTRRTRGRAVAALTAAALLLSSCSPGESGTEAPATPEQPANTQYFGYQVNQRLVTTNAGSIDGVANNAEVLAGRLYPSVYVPGPAGEMIPNTDLATAQALPGKQRQVVYTLNADASYSDGEPITCVDFLLAHTAGTMTSLFDSHLPMMQQIERIDCDAGDRQFTAVFAPGDGGRWRQVFGPGTVMPAHTIARKAGMSLAELSDALHARDAAALAEVARIWNEGFALDSFDPELQVSSGPYVLSEVGPQGEAVLTRNQNYYGDPAHQDTIVVWPESADSRELAELGALRIADVENAEPEFIDRDDASNPYTVESRVGDLTESLKISQTGVLGQPWAREAFAACVDQNWAAAVSSQLSGVEVPPVATQVVTHFDPMRRHVADISDTHLAIDHDKARALNGTTIRIGYNGPDERKAAMVDVIAASCGDAGITVEDAASDGTSVKDLGRITTGQWGEDVYSEGTIDAFLGAVDPMSEYGAVSARDSDVSEIREAETRAWEELNYIPLAAQPRSFVIDDRVGNVVAYTGLAGIGWNMDRWNVRNENGKTADGTAEPAEQG; encoded by the coding sequence GTGGGAGAATCCCGCCGTACGCCCCGCACAGCCACCACCAGAAGGACACGGGGGAGGGCGGTCGCGGCGCTGACCGCCGCCGCCCTGCTGCTCAGTTCCTGCTCACCCGGGGAGTCCGGGACCGAGGCGCCCGCGACCCCGGAGCAGCCGGCCAACACCCAGTACTTCGGCTACCAGGTCAACCAGCGTCTGGTGACCACCAACGCCGGCTCCATCGACGGCGTCGCCAACAACGCTGAGGTGCTGGCCGGCCGGCTCTACCCCTCGGTCTACGTGCCGGGGCCGGCGGGGGAGATGATCCCCAACACCGACCTCGCCACCGCCCAGGCGCTGCCGGGCAAGCAGCGCCAGGTCGTCTACACGCTCAACGCGGACGCGTCCTATTCGGACGGTGAGCCCATCACCTGCGTCGATTTCCTCCTGGCGCACACCGCCGGAACCATGACCTCGCTATTCGACTCCCACCTGCCGATGATGCAGCAGATCGAGCGCATCGACTGCGACGCGGGCGACCGGCAGTTCACCGCCGTTTTCGCCCCGGGTGACGGCGGCCGCTGGCGCCAGGTCTTCGGCCCGGGCACCGTCATGCCCGCCCACACCATCGCCCGGAAGGCCGGGATGAGCCTGGCGGAGCTCAGCGACGCACTCCACGCCCGGGACGCCGCCGCCCTGGCGGAGGTCGCCCGGATCTGGAATGAGGGATTCGCGCTCGACTCCTTCGATCCGGAATTGCAGGTGTCCTCCGGCCCCTACGTCCTCAGCGAGGTCGGGCCGCAGGGTGAGGCCGTGCTCACCCGCAACCAGAACTACTACGGCGACCCGGCGCACCAGGACACGATCGTCGTGTGGCCGGAGTCGGCCGACTCCCGGGAGCTCGCCGAGCTGGGGGCGCTGCGCATCGCCGACGTCGAGAACGCGGAGCCGGAGTTCATCGACCGCGACGACGCCAGCAACCCGTACACCGTCGAGTCGCGGGTCGGCGATCTCACCGAGTCGCTCAAGATCTCGCAGACCGGCGTGCTCGGACAGCCGTGGGCCCGGGAGGCCTTCGCCGCCTGCGTCGACCAGAACTGGGCCGCCGCGGTGTCCTCCCAGCTCTCCGGCGTCGAGGTCCCGCCGGTGGCCACGCAGGTCGTCACCCACTTCGACCCGATGCGCCGCCACGTCGCCGACATCTCGGACACGCACCTGGCCATCGACCACGACAAGGCGCGCGCCCTCAACGGCACCACCATCCGCATCGGCTACAACGGCCCGGACGAGCGCAAGGCGGCGATGGTCGACGTCATCGCCGCGAGCTGCGGCGACGCCGGGATCACTGTCGAGGACGCCGCCAGCGACGGCACCAGCGTCAAGGACCTCGGCCGGATCACCACCGGCCAGTGGGGCGAGGACGTCTACAGCGAGGGCACGATCGACGCCTTCCTGGGGGCGGTCGACCCGATGTCGGAGTACGGCGCGGTCAGCGCCCGGGACTCCGACGTCAGCGAGATCCGCGAGGCCGAGACCCGTGCCTGGGAGGAGCTCAACTACATCCCGCTGGCGGCGCAGCCCCGTTCGTTCGTCATCGACGACCGGGTGGGTAACGTGGTGGCGTATACGGGCCTGGCCGGCATCGGCTGGAACATGGATCGTTGGAACGTACGGAATGAGAATGGAAAGACCGCCGATGGCACCGCAGAACCCGCAGAGCAGGGCTGA
- the secF gene encoding protein translocase subunit SecF: protein MSTTATTTKKISTFDRLYTGVGGVDFIGRSKLWYAATVVLLLISIGSMLFRGFDLNIDFEGGTKLSMQAGDLVAEQVEETFVDATGVTPELTQIVGSGDSRTLELQSEHLSQEQIDAAREAIFVEHQPLDSAGDPSPDAIGDTTVSESWGSTITERMLLALVVFLIAAALYVALRLEREMAVAAMAGLAIDGIVIGGIYSLFGLEVSPAVIIGLLTVLTFSIYDTVIVFDKVKENTTGILDSRRSTYGEQANLAVNQTVMRSLSTSVISALPIIALLVVAVWLMGVGTLRDLALIQLIGVLVGIFSSLFLATPLLVTIVNRRKDIRRHNQQVAEYRAAKTGQSATEESAAQAGEEDEGVGKRTVSAPRATQPTAPAQSPLPPRSTGSTWRPNQR from the coding sequence ATGAGCACGACCGCAACCACCACCAAGAAAATCAGCACCTTCGACCGGCTCTACACCGGCGTCGGCGGCGTCGACTTCATCGGTCGCTCGAAGCTCTGGTACGCCGCCACCGTCGTCCTCCTGCTCATCTCGATCGGCTCGATGCTGTTTCGCGGCTTCGACCTCAACATCGACTTCGAGGGCGGCACCAAGCTGTCCATGCAGGCAGGCGACCTCGTCGCGGAGCAGGTGGAGGAGACCTTCGTCGACGCTACCGGCGTGACCCCGGAACTGACCCAGATCGTCGGCTCCGGTGACTCCCGCACGCTGGAGCTCCAGTCCGAGCACCTGAGCCAGGAGCAGATCGACGCGGCGCGCGAGGCCATCTTCGTCGAGCACCAGCCGCTCGACTCCGCCGGCGATCCCTCCCCGGACGCCATCGGCGATACCACCGTCTCCGAGTCCTGGGGTTCGACGATCACCGAGCGCATGCTCCTCGCGCTGGTCGTCTTCCTCATCGCCGCCGCCCTCTACGTGGCGCTGCGCCTGGAACGTGAGATGGCCGTGGCCGCCATGGCGGGCCTGGCCATCGACGGCATCGTCATCGGCGGCATCTACTCCCTGTTCGGGCTGGAGGTCTCCCCGGCCGTCATCATCGGCCTGCTGACGGTGCTGACCTTCTCCATCTACGACACGGTCATCGTCTTCGACAAGGTCAAGGAGAACACGACCGGGATCCTCGATTCCCGACGCTCGACCTACGGGGAACAGGCCAACCTGGCCGTCAACCAGACGGTCATGCGCTCCCTGTCGACCTCCGTCATCTCGGCGCTGCCGATCATCGCCCTGCTGGTGGTCGCGGTCTGGCTGATGGGCGTGGGCACGCTGCGCGACCTGGCGCTGATCCAGCTGATCGGCGTCCTCGTCGGCATCTTCTCCTCGCTGTTCCTGGCCACCCCGCTGCTGGTGACCATCGTCAACCGACGCAAGGACATCCGGCGACACAACCAGCAGGTCGCCGAGTACCGGGCGGCAAAGACCGGTCAGTCGGCCACCGAGGAGTCCGCCGCGCAGGCCGGTGAAGAGGACGAGGGCGTCGGCAAGCGCACGGTGTCGGCCCCCCGGGCCACCCAGCCCACTGCGCCCGCCCAGTCGCCGCTGCCACCGCGCAGCACCGGCTCCACCTGGCGACCCAATCAGCGATAA